Below is a window of Variovorax sp. TBS-050B DNA.
CGGCATCCGCGGCGGCGCTGTCGGTGGCCTGCCGGCCCATGAGCGGCTTGAGCTCGCCGGCCTCGGCGTCGAACACGAAGAGGCGCTTCGCCAGCGCCGGCTGGTAGCCGAGCATGTCGATCAGGAAACCCAGCGCGCCGAGGTTGTTGCCGAGCGCATCGAAGCTCTGCATTTCCTCCAGCGGCGAGGCGTTGCCCACGAGCATCTGCTCGACGTCGTCGCGCATGCGCTGCACGGTGTTCGCGGCCTGGTCGAGGCCGAGCACCGAGAACACGCCGCGCATCTGCAGCAGCTGGCTCGGCACGGTGCGCAGCAGCGCCTTCTCGGCCGGGCGGCGGAAGTACTGGTCGAGCGATTTCTCGAGTTCGCTCAGGTGGCTGCGCAGCTCGTCGACCACGGTGCCCATGGTCTGGCGGTCGCTGACGCGGCGGTACAGGTCCTCCATCCAGGGCTCGAGCGGCTCCGAATGGCCGCCTTCGCGCACGCGTTCAATGCGGCCGGCGAGCTGCAGCGTGCGCGCGGTGAGCTGCGGATCGCTCGGGTCCAGGTCTTCGAGGGCGGCTTCGAGGTAGAGCACCGAGGTGGCGACTTCCATCGCGAGCTCGGTGTCGGGCGGCTGGCCGGAGCGCACCGAGGCCTCGACCGCATGCGTGAGCGCCTGCACCATCGGCAGGCTCGGCGGATGCAGCTTCTGCAGCGATTCGCCGAGCTGCGCGAAGGTGTCGGCCACCTGGCGCGTGCGCGTGATGTCACCGCCCGAAAGCGCCGACCACATTTCCTTGGCGGTCTCGATGCGCTTGCGCGCCTGCGCGAGCACCAGCGGATCGAAGCGGCCGAACTGCTCGACGGTGTAGTCGACGTACTGCTCGCCCGCGACGCCCCAGGCGGCGCGGACGGTGCGCAGGGTGGCGGCCTCCTGCTGCGCGCCGGGCACGGCCTGGGCGCAGAAGAAGAGCAGGTCCTGGCCGAGCCGGTCGGAGACGGTGCTGTCGCCGCGGGCCAGCGTGGCGTATTGCAGCAGCACGCGCGATGCGGCGCGCTTGACGTAGGTGTCGGCGGGAATCAGCGCCAGCGCGAGCCCTTCGAAGAAGGCCGCGGCCAGCGTCCAGAAGCTCGCGACGCGCGGCAGCAGCGCACCGCGCCCGAGCCCCAGGCACACCGCATGGAGCCGCCGCGCGGCCTGCGGATCGCCGCTCTTCACGAGCTGCAGCACTTCGCGGTCCAGCCGCGACCGCACGCCCGGATCGGGCGCCAGCGCGGCCTGCGTCAGCGCCGGACGGACTTCGACCCAGCGCCAGGCCACGCTCCAGAGGTCGGCCGGATGGACGCGCTCGTTGCCCACCAGTTCGAGCACGTCGCGGTACTGCGGGAACAGCGCGACCGACGAGACCGGCTTGCCGGCCAGCACCGCGTTCAGGAAGTCGATGACGGCGAAGCCCGCGCGCTCGATCTTCTGGACCGCGCTGTCGGTGCAGCGCTGCGGTTCGGCGATGAAGCCCTGCACCGCGAATTCGACGGCGCCGAGCACCAGCGCGGGGGCGTTGTTGCCCACCATCTGCAGCGCGCCCACGGACTGGTGCAGCTGCTGGCGGGCCATCTGCAGCGGACCGCTTTCGAGTTCCGGCGCACTGCCCGTTTCGCGCACGAAGCGCCGCAGGGACTTGCCGACGCTGTCGATGGATTTCTGGATCTCGCCCAGGACCCAGGCCAGCGGCCCGAGGTCTTCATTGGCCGGCACGTTGCCAGCGAGTGGGGCCGTGGCAGGGGTTGGAGTCGACACGTTGGGTGCTCGCCGTTCTTTGATCTGTCAGTTTTCCATTGGACGCCTGGCGCCCCGAATATTCCAAGCCGCTGCCGAGAGGGGCATCATCACGCGATCTTGAAGCGGGCGACGGACCGGCGCAGTTCCTCGGCCATCTGCGAGAGCTCGCGCACCTGCTGGGCCGTGGTGCGGGTGCCCTCTCCGGTCTGCTCGGTCACCGCGAAGATGTGCTGGATGTTGGCCGCCACCACGTTGGCCGAATCGGCTTCGCGGGAGGCGGACTGCGAGATCTGCTCGATCAGGTCTGCAAGCCGGCGCGACACGCGGTCGATCTCGGACAGTGCGGTACCGGCATTGTCGGACAGCTTGGCCCCTTCGACCACACCCTGCGTGGAACGCTCCATGGCGCCCACCGCATCCTGCGTGTCGGTCTGAATCGCCTTCACCAGCGCCGAGATCTGGCGCGTCGCGTCGGCCGAACGTTCGGCCAGCCGCTGCACTTCTTCCGCCACCACCGAGAAGCCGCGGCCCGCCTCGCCGGCCGATGCGGCCTGGATGGCGGCGTTCAGCGCCAGCACGTTGGTCTGCTCGGTAATGTCCGAGATCAGCTCGGTGATTTCGCCGATCTCCTGCGAGGATTCGCCCAGGCGCTTGATCCGCTTGGAGGTTTCCTGGATCTGGTCGCGGATGGCGTTCATGCCGCCGATGGCGTTCTGCACGGCCTGCAGGCCCGAGGAAGCAGCCTGCAGCGACTGGCGCGCCACCGTGGCCGATTCCTGCGCCTGCGAGGACACGCCGTTGATTCGCTCGGCCATCGTGAGCACCGACTGGCCGGTTTCGCGGATCTCGCGCAGCTGCTCGGTCGAGGCCGCCAGCAGTTCGGTGGAGGTGCTTTCCACCTGCGACGTCGTCTGCGCCACGCGGGTGGCCGTGTTCTGCACGTTGCCCACCAGCAGGCGCAGTTCTTCCACCGTGTAGTTCACCGAGTCGGCGATGGCGCCGGTGATGTCCTCGGTCACGGTCGCTTCCTGCGTCAGGTCGCCTTCGGCCACCGTCTGCAGTTCGTTCATGAGCCGAAGAATGGCGGCCTGGTTGGCGTTGTTGATGCGGCTGGCCTCCTCGCTGGCCTGCTCGGCCGCGAGACGCTCGCGCTCGGCGACGGCGGCGCGTTCGCGGCCTTCGCGCACCTGCACGTAGCCGATGGCGCCGGCGAGCGCCAGGGCGGCGAGCGACAGCACGAACAGCATCACGATCGTTCCGGCGCCCAGGCCGGTGCGCGCCGAGAGCTTGTCCTGCAGCTCGCCGAGCGCCTTGCGCAGCGGCTCGCTGTCGGTCAGGATCGATGCCTGCGCCTCGCGCGCGGCCACCAGGCCCTGCAGGTTGCCCAGAATCGCGGAGGCCTGCGTGCGCATCTGCTCGTAGGTCTTCAGGATGGCTTCGAGCTGCTGGCGCGTCTGCGCATCGCGCGAACCGGGGAAGCGCTGCTGCGCATTGCCGTCGAGCAGGCCGCGCGCGGTTTCCTGGAAGGTGTTCAGGTCCTTGCCGAGCAGGAACACGGCGTCGGGGTTCACGCCTTCGACCGTGAAGAATTCGTTGGTCGACTTGCCGATGCGCTGGGTCAGCATCACGAGCTGGCCGGCGGCGGAGATTTCGGGCAGCGTGGCGTTCTGCTGCATCTTCAGCGAGGCCACGGTCTCGGTCATCTCGAGCAGCGCGGACGACTGCTGGTTGATGTCGCGCAGTGCGGCGCCCACCTG
It encodes the following:
- a CDS encoding methyl-accepting chemotaxis protein — its product is MSSIADKFKKLLPANSGNDKARVDGSGSTLSLDNVDTIQGLDEKTVRLDRKKGSAAPANTGFADPGPLVGGEAANEADAASGETTALQGAGGKAGSSQARQQRILAIMLALVVLLLLLVAGSAILRAERLAQQVAATGQSLMQSQRLAKSISQALVGSAPAFVEVKDAADDLTRRVQGLTNGDDALRLERVGNQYDEDMAKINPLVTRADASAKVVLAQRQILTQVGAALRDINQQSSALLEMTETVASLKMQQNATLPEISAAGQLVMLTQRIGKSTNEFFTVEGVNPDAVFLLGKDLNTFQETARGLLDGNAQQRFPGSRDAQTRQQLEAILKTYEQMRTQASAILGNLQGLVAAREAQASILTDSEPLRKALGELQDKLSARTGLGAGTIVMLFVLSLAALALAGAIGYVQVREGRERAAVAERERLAAEQASEEASRINNANQAAILRLMNELQTVAEGDLTQEATVTEDITGAIADSVNYTVEELRLLVGNVQNTATRVAQTTSQVESTSTELLAASTEQLREIRETGQSVLTMAERINGVSSQAQESATVARQSLQAASSGLQAVQNAIGGMNAIRDQIQETSKRIKRLGESSQEIGEITELISDITEQTNVLALNAAIQAASAGEAGRGFSVVAEEVQRLAERSADATRQISALVKAIQTDTQDAVGAMERSTQGVVEGAKLSDNAGTALSEIDRVSRRLADLIEQISQSASREADSANVVAANIQHIFAVTEQTGEGTRTTAQQVRELSQMAEELRRSVARFKIA